GTAGGAAGTAGGGGCGCGTGGACGGCGGCGGACTGGGAAAGCGCCTGGGCGCCCTGTGACGAAGCCACGTATGTGGACGCCCTGGCGCTCCTGCGGCCGGACGATGTGGTGCTGGACATCGGCGCCGGTGATCTGCGCCTGGCGCGGCGCATGGCGCAGCAGTGCCGCCAGGTGATTGCGCTGGAACGGCAGGCCGCTGTGCTGGTCCGGGCCGGCTCGACGCCCCCACCGGCCAACCTGACTGCGATCTGCGCGGATGCGCTCACCTGGCCGCTGCCGGCGGGCATCACCACAGCCGTTCTGTTGATGCGGCACTGCACGCACCTGGCCGCCTACGCCGATCGTCTGCGCCGCGCGGGCTGCCGGCATCTCATCACGAACGCACGCTGGCGCCTCGGCGTGGAGTTGATCGAACTGGCCGCCGGCGTGCCCTGGAACTCAGTGGCCGGCGGCTGGTATGCCTGCCGTTGCGGCGCCGTCGGGTTCAAGCCGCTGCCCGCGGCCGGCCTGACCGCGGCGCTGCTCCAGCAGACGGCGGAAGTTCTCGACTGCCCCGCCTGCAGGGCCAGTGATTGAAATCGCGCCTGAATGGCGTGACGGCCGGGCGCCCACCTGCGACCACGCATCTTCTCAATAATTTGGGGTAGGGGCATGGCCTTGCGCCTGCCCGCGTGGGCGACCGCAAGGGTGCGCCCCTACTAACAAGGATATCGTTATGACACTGCGACTTGAAGGCAAGCGGATTGCCATCCTGCTTGAAGAAGGATTCGAGGACCTGGAGTTTTGGGTGCCCCTGATGCGCATGCAGGAAGAGGGCGCCCGCGTGACCGTCGTCGGCATCACAGCCGGCAAGACGGTCAAGAGTAAGACGGGCGCGCTGACCGCAATGACCGATGTGGCGGCGGCCGACGTGCAGGCGTCCGCTTTCGATGGCCTGATCGTGCCCGGCGGCTGGGCGCCCGACAAGCTGCGCCGCTATCCCGCCGTCACGACCCTGGTGCGCCAGGTGTACGAGCAGGGCAAGATCGTCGGCATGATCTGCCACGCCGGCCTGGTCGGCATCTCGGCCGGCATCGTGCGCGGGCATCGCAGCACCGGCAGCCTGGGTATCAAGGATGATCTCCTGAACGCCGGCGCGACCTGGGTGGATGAAGCGGCCTTCCGCGATGGCAACCTGGTGTGGGGGCGCGTCGTGCCCGACATCCCCTACTTTTGCCGGGAACTGGTGGCCGCACTCGCTTAGATCATTCCCGCTGGTCCTGAACGGTCGGGGGCGATCCGTTCGTTGCATCGTCTCCGCCTACCAGCCACAATCTCACACGAGAGGTTTCTATGGTTGGCCTCGTCATCGTATCCCATAGCTATTTCCTTGCCCAGGGCGTTCTGGAATTGGCGCGCCAGATGGCGGCCCCTGGCGTAAAAATTGCGGCGGCCGGCGGCCTGGATGGCCCCGACCATGCGCTGGGCACCGACCCCTTCATGGTGCAGCAGGCCATCGAAGCGGTGGATGGCCCCGACGGCGTCCTGGTCCTGATGGACCTGGGCAGCGCCATTTTGAGCACCGAAATGGCGCTTGAGTTTGTAACCGAAGAGACGCGGCAGCGGGTTCTCCTGTGCGAAGCCCCCCTGGTGGAGGGCGCGCTGGCTGCAGCCGTGCAGGCCGGCCTGGGCAGTTCCCTGGCCGTCACCGCGGCCGAAGCGCGCAGCGCCCTGCTGCCCAAAGCCACGCATCTGGGCGTTCAGATCGCAGGGCCTGTCGTGTCGTCCCCTGTCAGCACCACGGAGCGCGTGATCCAACTGCGCCTGACGGTGCGCAATCGCCTGGGACTGCATGCCCGACCGGCCGCGTTGTTCGTACGGACTGTGGGGCGTTTTGCCAGCAGCATGACGGTGCGCAATGTGACCCGCGGCGGGCCTGCGGTCAATGCGCGCAGCATCAACCTGGTGGCGACGCAAGCCATCCGCCAGGGCGATGAGATCGAAATCGGCGCCAGTGGAGCGGATGCTGAGGCTGCGCTGGCCGCGCTGGCGCAGTTGGCAGACACAGGCTTTGGCGACGGCATCACGCCTGTGGACAGCGCAGCGCCCTCGGCCGACGCCGCTGTGAGCGCAGCGCCCGCGCTCACAGCGGCGTCGGCCGACCTGGACGAGCCGCTGCGGTCCCTGCAAGGCATCGCGGCCGCGCCAGGCATTGCCATTGGCCCTGTCCGGCGCTTCGAGCCGACCGTGCCGCCGGTGGTGCTGCGTCAGCGGGGGGTGAGCAACCCGGCCGCCGAGTGGGAGCGCCTGCAAGGCGCCAGGCAGGTGGCGCGGCAAAACATCGAGGAGATGCACGCGCGCCTGTGGCAACAGGGCGCGGCGGCCGAAGCCGCCATTTTTGACGCGCATCTGCTGTTCCTGGATGACCCGGCGCTGTTGGAGCCAGCGCAAGCGGCCATCTTCGGGCAGGCTGATAGCGCCGAGGCGGCCTGGCACGACATCATCGAAACAACGGCTGCTGCCTACGCGGCGCTGGACGATGCCTATCTGCAGGCACGCGCGGCCGATGTGCGCGATGTGGGTCGCCAGGTGCTGTTGGCGCTGGCCGGCCAGCGCGCCACCTTCAGCCTGGATGCGCCGGCCATCCTGGTGGCCGACGACCTGGCGCCGAGTGACACCGCCAACCTGGATCGCAGTCAGGTGTTGGCCCTGTGTACGGCGCGGGGCGGTTCCACCTCGCACAGCGCCATCCTGGCGCGCACGTTGGGCATTCCGGCCGTGGTTGGTTTGGGCGCGCGCGTGTTGACCGTGCCCACCGATACGTTGATGGTGGTGAATGGCGACAGCGGCGAGGTCATCATCGCACCGGCGGCGGGCGCGGTGGCGACCTGGGAAGCGCGGCGCAGCGCCTGGCTGGATGCCCGTCAGCAGGCCGCAGCAACCAGCCAGCAGGCCGCGGTGACCACCGATGGCGTGCATGTCGAAGTGGTCGCCAACGTTGGCAGTGTGACCGATACCCTGGCCGCGGTGGCGGCGGGCGCCGAAGGGGTGGGGCTGCTGCGCACCGAATTCCTGTATCTCGATCGCGTGGTGGCGCCGTCGGAAGCCGAGCAGACCGACATCTACCAGGCCATCTTCGCGGTGATGGGGCAGCGGCCCATTGTCGTGCGCACCCTGGATGTGGGCGGCGACAAGGAACTGGCCTATATCGCCCTGGGGCATGAGGACAACCCGTTCTTGGGAACACGGGCTGTGCGCCTGTACCGGGAGCGCCCCGATCTGATCGAGCCGCAACTGCGTGCCCTGCTGCGCGCGGCCGTGGGGCGGCGTGTGCGCATCATGTTCCCGATGATTGCCACCTATGACGAGGTGGTGATGGTGCGCGGCTGGCTGGACAAGGCGCAGCGTGACCTGGCCGCGGCCGGCGTACCCGCGCCCACCGATCTGCAGGTTGGCATCATGATCGAGATTCCGGCGGCGGCTGTGCTGGCCGACAAACTGGCGCCCGCGGTTGATTTCTTCAGCATCGGCACGAACGACCTGACGCAGTACACCATGGCGGCCGAACGGGGTAATCCGCGTGTGGCGTATCTGACCGATGCGCTGCACCCGGCCGTGCTGCGCCTGATTGCCCAGGTGATTACGGCTGCGCATGACCACGGACGCTGGGTGGGGGTCTGCGGCGAGCTGGCCGGCGACCTGACCGCCATCCCCATCCTGCTTGGGCTTGGGCTGGACGAGTTCAGCATGAACCCGGCTGCGATTCCACCCGCCAAGCAACTTCTGCGCACACTCAACCGCCAGGCGCTGCGCGATCTGGCGTCGCATGTGCTGACGCTGAACTCGGCGCAGGCGGTGCGCGCGGCGGTGCGCGCGGCCCTGCCCGCAGGTTAAGGCAGCGGGCAAAGTGGCAAAGGTTGGCTGGAGGATGAACGCAGTTAATTCGGCGCCCGTTTTTTGATCTTTGACAAAAATGGATTTACCGGTTATTATGATATTGCCCTACCTCAAGTGCGGTCATGTGGCCGCTCGTGTTCGATGTCCGATGTCCGATGTTCCATACGAAAGGAGTCAAGAGATCATGCACAGCCAGATGTCAATTGACCGTTTTCATGCGATGATGACGTCATCCAAGCCGGATAGCCCACTGATGGCTACTCTGCGCCAGGTGAAGATCGTGCAGGGGCCGGAGCGCATTGCGCTGCGCAGCTCCAAGGGTGTCAGCCCATATTACGTGTGGACTGGGTGGAACCTCTGATCCTTGTTGGTCCGCCGAACCGGACTACTGGGTGGCGCGCCAAACCATTTCATAAGACCATAGCGTGTGGGGTATCCCACACGCTATGGTTTTGTTAGCTGTGCTGCGCCCTGTACTCCATAGCCGCTCGCCTGGAGGCGCCGTATGACGAACGATCACATCATGGGTTTGTTGTTGGCCATTCCGGAGATTGCGGCCTGGCCGCAGATGGCAACCATTTTGACGCGCACGGCCGACAAGGTGCGCATGGATTGGCTGCTGCCTGTGTTGGGTTGTCAGGCGGTCGGCGGCGGGGAAGATGACGCGCTGCCGGGCGTGGCGGCCATTGCCTGTACGCAGATCAGCATCATTCTGGCCGATGATCTCCTGGACGAAGACCCTCGCGGCGAGCATCAGCGGATCGGCGTCGGCCAGGCGGCTAACCTGGCGTTGGCCTTCCAAGCCGCGGCCTTCCGTGTGATTGACCTGGCGCCCATCAGCGCGTCGCTCCGTGCGGCGGTGCAGGGCAGCCTGGCGGCCCTGGCCCTGAAGACGGCATACGGCCAGTGGCTCGATGTGCAGAATTTCCAGGGCGAAGATGACTATTGGAAGGTCGTCGAGGCGAAGAGCACACCGTTCTACGGCGCTGCCCTGCAGGTGGGCGCCCAACTCGGCGGCGCCAGTCCTGACGTGGTCACCGCCCTCTATGCCATTGGCGTGCAACTGGGCGAGATCGTGCAGTTGTTCGATGACCTGGAAGATGCCTTGCAGGTTCCGGCTGGGCCTGACTGGACACAGGGGCGCAACAACCTGCTGATCCTCTATGCCCGGTCGGCCCCGCATGAAGGGCGCGCGTATTTTGTGGATCTCCTGTCACGCGTGGCTGAGCCGGCAAGTTTGCGGCAGGCGCAACAACTCCTCATTGACAGCGGCGCTGTCAGCTACGCCATGTACCAGGCGGTGATGCGTTATCAGGCCGCGCGGCAGCGCCTGGCTGACCTGCATCTGCCCCACCCCGAGCCGATTCAACAGGCGCTGACGGCGCAGATGGCTCCTCTGAGTACGCTGTTGCAGCAGCTTGGGCTTGAAGTCCCTCCCGAATTGATGATCTAGGGAGTGTATCGTGGATCGAGGCTCTGATTCTGCACCACACGTGGCGCCCAGGAGTCTCCCGCAGCGGGCCAGGCAAGCGGCCGCCGGCCTACGGCTGGATGGCTCGTTGGCGTTTGTGGCCCTGGCCATGCTGGGCATTTGCTTACTCTACACCTTTGCCTATCCTTTGCTGGGTCACTATCCCGGCCTGAGCTTGACCTACGATTGGGTTGTGCTGGATACCGACGACTGCGATCCCGCCCGCGACTGGTGCCGCCAAAACCAACTCCAGGTGCTGCCCGGCGATCGTTTGCTCCGAATTGGCGACTTGACCTATGCCGCGTACACGAACGACCGTGCGCTGGTACCGTTTGGAGCCTACCGAGCCGGCGACCCGGTGCCGGTCATTCTGGAGCGGGACGGTCAGACGGTGCAGATCAACTGGCAGATGCCTGGAACTTCCGGCCAGGTCTGGAACATCGTGCTGTTCAATCTGCTGTTCATGCTGCCTTTCTGGCTGGCTGGCACTGTCGTCATGCTCTTCCTGCGTCCGCGTGACGCGCGCTGGGGCCTGTTGGTACTCTTCAACTACCTGATTGCTACCTGGCTGGTAGCCGGCTTTACCTCGAACACGCATCTCGCCGGCTCGGCCTATGTCGTGCGCATGGCGGGATGGCTCATGATACCCGTTTTTGTCCATCTGCATCTCCACGTGCCCAACCCATTACCGCGCCTGCGTACACAGATTTCCCTGACGCCGTTTTATCTTATCCCTGTGATCCTGGCCGTGTGCGAGCTGTGGGCCTGGCCGCCTCCGCGCGCGTACATCGTGGGCGATGCCCTGGCGGTGCTGGCCAGCCTGGCTCTCATCATCTATCGCCTGCTCAATCCCATGTCGCCTTCGGACCGGGTGGCCGCGCGCCTCATGTTGGCCGGTGTGGCCCTGGCGTTTGGCCCTGGCCTGATCCTGTGGGTGATTCCCATCTTGATTGATGTCAATTCGCCGGCTGTCAACGTTGTGGCGTTTGCCACGCTGGTTTTGCCGGTGCTGCCCCTGTTCTACACCTATGCTGCCTACAAGCATCGCCTGGGCACCCTGGAGTTTCGCGCCAACCGGCTCTTGAGCACCTACAGCTTCATTTCGCTGTACGGCACGGCGTTTCTGTTCATCTTTTCGATCCTGGGGCGCTGGCTGCGCCTCAGCACCAATGCCCTGCTGGCCTACCTCGTCTTCTCGGCCATTTTTGTCATCGCGGCCTTGCCGCTGCGCCAGCGTTTTGTACGCCTCGTGGATCGTCTGGCCTACGGCACTGCCCATGACCCGGACGATCTGATTCGCGCCTTCGCCAATCGCATCCCCCAGGCGCTGACGCCTGAGGATTTGGTACAACTGCTGGTGCGCGAAGTGATGCCCAGCCTCCTGATCCGCCAATCGGCCCTGGTTGCCATCCCGCGCGATGGGCCGCCCGCGCAGAGCAACGTCAATGTCGAACTCGTCTATGCCGAGAATGTCGCCGTGCCTGGCCAGTGGTCGCTGTCCACCCTGGACGATGTGTTGGCCGACGCGGGGCGTTACCGCTTCCGTGAAGCCACTGAATCAGTGCAGGTTCTGGGTTGGGTCAGGCTGGCAGTGACGCTGGCGATTGGGGAAAGGCGTCGCGGTATCTGGTTGTTGGGGGAGAGACACCCCGACGATTTCTACCCGCAGAAGGACATTGATCTGCTGACTACCCTGGGCAACCAGGTGGGCATGGCGTTGCACACCGCCAGTCTACTCTCGGAGAGCCGGCGTTTTGCGCAAGATCTGAAGGCGCTGCACTCGGTCAGCAGCGTGGTGGCCAGCTCGCTGCAGCCGCAGGAGGTTTACAAGCGCACGGTCGAGACGCTGGCGCAGGTCTTCGGTTACAGCTTCGTCAGCATCTATCGTGCCGAGGGCGAGCGTCTGCATCTGCAATACCAGGTGGGGTATGACCCGCAGCACCTGATCCAGGAGCTGCCGCTGACGACCGGGGTGATGGCGCGGGCCGTGCGCAGCGGGCAACCCCAGTTTGTGCAAGATGTAAGCCTGGATCACGATTTCCAGCGTGAGTCGCCCACGTTGGTCTCGGAGATTGCCGTTCCGGTGCGCAGCGCCGACCAGGTGGTGGGCGTCATCAATGTCGAGTCCGCGGCGCCCGGTCAGTTGACCACCAATGACCTCGATCTGCTCTTGATTCTGGCCAATCAACTGGCCATTGCCATCACCAACGCTGGCTTGTTCGACACCGTGGCACGCCAGGTGCAGCAGTTGGAGCTGCTGCGCGAGATCAGCCTGCACATGGCCAGCAGCCTCGACCTGAAACAGGTGTTAGACACCATCGCGGCGGCCGCGATGGCTCTGATGCGACCGGGCAACATTCACATCTTTCTGTACGACCAGGCGCAGGATCGCTTTACCTTTGGCCATGCCCTGTGGCAGGATGGCCGCCGCACCCCGGTGACGACGACCCTGCGGCCGCATGGCCTCAGCTACCAGGTCGTGCGCGGGGCCGCGCCGGTGGTCGTGGATCATGCCGATCACCATCCACTCTATGCCGATTGGGCCGACCGAGCGACTGTGCCCCAGTCTATTGCCGGCGTCCCGTTGATGCGGGCCGGCCGCGCCCTCGGTGTCTTCACCACCGCTTTTTTTGACCGCCAGACGATCGCCAGCCAGGATCAGCAGCTGCTCACCATGCTGGCCGACCAGGCTGCAGTGGCCGTGGACAACGCGCAGCTCCACGCCACCGCGCTGCGCCGCGTGCGCGAGTTCGAATCCCTGCGTCAGGTGGAGCTGGCGCTGGCGAGCAATCTCAATTTGCATCAGCTCTTGCAAACCATCGTGGCCCAGGTCATTGCCCTGGTGGATGCGCAGGGCGGGGGGCTTTACATCTATTTGCCTGAGCTTGATCAGCTTGAGTTACGCGTGTCACAGCAGCCGGCGTCCTGGCCAGGCGATTTTTCTGGGACGCGTTTACAGCGCCATGAAGGATTGGCCGGCGCCGTCCTGGCGTCCAACCAGATCATCATGACCAATGACTATCACGCCAACTTCAGCAGTACACCCTTTGCCGATGTGCCTGTTAGCTCGGTCCTGGGCGTGCCATTGACCTGGGGTAGTGAATTTTTGGGTGTCCTGACGATCTTCAACACCGATACGGGGCGTGCATTCAATCTGGACGATCAGCGCGTGGTGAGTCTGCTGTCCGGCCAGGTGGCTGTGGCCATCGTCAATGCCCGCCTGTATGAGGATGCCCGTTTGCGCGCCGAGAAATTGGCCGTGGCCTATGCCGAGCTCAAGCAGCTCGACCGCCTGAAAGACGAGTTCGTGCAAACGGTTTCGCACGAACTGCGCACGCCCTTGACCTTCGTGTGCGGCTATGTGGACCTGCTGTTGGAAGACGTGATGGGTACACTCAACCCGCAGCAGCGCGAGGCGCTCTCGATCGTGTCTGATCGCGCCGCCGCTACGGTGCGTCTGGTGAACGACATCATCAGTATGCAGCAGGCGGAGATGGAGCCGCGCCAGCCGCAGCCGGTTGACCTGGCCGACCTGGTGCAGACGTGCGGCGAAAGCGCGCGCATGACCGCGCTCAGTCATGGCATCGAGATGGAAGTGATGGTCGCCCCGAACTTGCCCCCGGTTCTGGGTGACGCCGATCGCTTGGGCGAGGTGCTCGATAACTTGCTTGCTAACGCCATCAAGTTCAGCCCCAACGGCGGCATCATCCGGGTGACGGCCGCGCCAGCGCTGGCCCGCCTGGGCGACGACGACGCACAGGCGGGCATCAAGGTCACAATCCAAGACCAGGGCATCGGCATCGCGGCCGACCAGCAGACGCGCATCTGGGAGCGGTTTTACCAGGTGGACAGCACCAAGACGCGGCGCTTTGGCGGCACCGGCCTGGGGCTGGCCATTGCCAAGCGGATCGTGGTCGCGCATGGCGGGGTGGTGGGGGTCGAGAGTCAATTGGGCGCCGGGAGTTCCTTCTGGTTCATCGTGCCTGCCTACCAGCCAGCGGGCTGAGCGCACTCAGCCCAGCGCGCCCGACCAGACCAGCGCAAAGTCCTGCGGACCGCGGGCCACGTTGTAGGCGCGCACGGTGATCAGGTGGCGGCCAGGCGCCGGCTGTGCGAGCAGCACCATCTCCACGTTGTTCTTGCGGTCGAAGCCGCGGTTGAAGGGGGCCGTGAACTGATTGCCATGATAGTTTTGGCCGCTTGGCGAGGTGACAATCAGATCGAGGTCGTTCACCAGGCTCGCGGTTTGACCGGCCGAACCAGGGTAGTCGCTCCAGGCGAGCGTCACCTTGAGCGGCTGGCTGCTGTCAGCGACGACGGCTGCCAGGCGCACCGAACGGCCCGTGGTCAGGCCGCGGGTGCGTTCGTACATACTGATGACGCGCGGGGCTGGCGGTTGCACACAGTTCGTCACATGCACATGGCCCCAACCCTGTTCGAAATCATAGGGCGTGCCCTCCGCGGGCGTTCCGTAGCGGTAGGGGCGGTAGTCAGCGCCGTGCAGCAGTAGGGCTTTGAGCAGGGCCGCGCTGGGATTGCGGCGCCCCTGCTGGCGCAGAAATTGGCGCAGTAAGGCCAGCGCGCCGGTCGTGAGCGGCGTCGCCATGCTGGTCCCGCCATTCACCATGTAATCGTGCGGCAGTGGCGGATAGTCGCCCCAGCCGTGGTTGCCGTCCAGCAGATGGGAGCGGGTGGAGACGATATTGGTGCCGGGTGCAATCACATCTGGCTTGATGCGTCCATCGCGGGTGGGGCCGCGGCTGCTGAACGCGGCTACGTCATCCTCGTGATCGCTGGTTCCGTCCTGGCAGATCGGATCGTGCGGATAGTAACCGGGCCACAACTGACCCCAGGTGGCCTGGTAGCCCAACCCGCTGCGTGTGCTTTCGGCCGCGCCCACGGCGATGCAGTTTTTGGCAGTTGCCGGCGGCGTAATGCTGCCCGGGTCAACCCTGCCATCGCGATCGGCGTCGGCGCCATCATTGCCGGCTGCGACGACTACCACGAAATCTTTGTGCTCCCAGACGAAGCGGTCGAGCGCTTCCGAGAAGTTGTCATACGCGCCGTAGGCGCCGCCGCCCCAACTGTTGTTGTGAATCCGGACACCAGCCTCGTAAGCTTTGTTGAAGAAGGCGTAGAGGTCAGCCGGCAGTCCGGCGAGTCCAAAAGGGGCGGGGGCCCTTCCGTAGCGCTGTTGAAAGGCCCGACGGTAGGCGGGCGTCCACTCCAGACCCTGTTCGATAGCCTGAAAGACCAGGGTTGCCTCGGGGGCAACACCGCGGATCAGTTCAGTGTCGCTGGCCGAGGCCGCGCCGGAACCGAGGATGGAACCGGCCACGTGCGTGCCGTGCCCCGAATCGAGATCGGCCGGGCCATCATTACCGTCCTTGTTCAGAATCACGCTGTTGTAGTCGGCCGAGATGGGCCAGCTCTGAATGGCAGCCACGCGACCGGCGAAATCGGGGTGGATGTTGTCCGGTTCCCCGGAATCAAGCCCGGTGTCGGCAACGCCGACGATCTCGCCTTTGCCGGTCAACCCCGGCGCGTGCGGCGGCGCCACCTCCACCACGTGCATCAGGCGGACGGCCACGTTGTTACGCACCTGTCGCAGCAAGAACTGATCCACCGATTTGACGCCATGGATACTGGCCAGGGCCAGCACCTTCCCCTGCAGATCGGTCGTGCCCGGTGCAAACGAAACGCTGATCACGTGCGTGGTGGCGTCAGGCGTTTCACCCAGGTTGCCCCCCAGGGCCTCGATGATCGGCAGCGCAGCTTGCAGCAATTCTGGCGTAAAGAAGCTCACGGTGAACGTGCTGATGAGCGGCTCCGACACCGGCGGCTCGGCCACGACCGTCCCCCTGAACGCCCTGGTGGCCGTGGCGGCGTCATGTCCCTGCGGCCCCACACCGCGGCGTACCGGCTCCGCCAGGCTCTCGCGCAGGTCGGGCGATACCCGTAGGCTAGGCTCGTAATAGCCGATCCAGCGCACAAAATCAAGACGGTGTACGGTTTCGTACGCGTCCTCGGACAGCTCGACCACGTAGGCATACGAGGGCAGCGGTTCACGCAAGGTGCCGCCCGCCTCGGCCACGGCTTGCAGCCACTCATCCTTGATGGGGCCGATGAACTGCACCAGGTAATGGTGCGGCACCGCGTCCATCGCTGATACGCCGCGTGTGCCAACGGCCGCGGTCGAGATGGACGGCGGGGAGACAGAGGTATCAATGATCTCCCCGCCGACATCAATCTCATCAATGCCGTCCAACACCTCGATGGAATAACCGTCGTCTGTCAACCGCTCGAGCTGCTGGGCGGTCACTTCAACCAGCATCGAATCGGCATAGGTGGTCAGCACCGACGAAACCTGGCCCTTGAGCGTGCGTTGCTGGCGCTTATTAGCGTAAATGACTGCTGTTTGCAGCATGGGCAACCTCCTTTTATTTCCTCAGATGCACGTTCGAATCCGCGCCGGGCGGCAGCGCGTCACGAATCTTGCGCAAATCTTCATCACTCCAAACACCCTCTCCCAAGTAGTGTAACACCAGACGCACGGACGCGCAAGACAACTTCGATCTCCTCTCTCCTCTCTTTCAACCACAAATCAACCGCCCTCCACGTAGCTCTCTGGTCTCTGATCTCTGATCTCCGCTCTCCAATTGCCCATCTCTCTGACTTGCATTACAATCCCGCTGCTTCAGTTTACGAATCAATCATCAAGCCAGTTACCCAGGAAAGGGATACGAGCATGACCGACCGTTTGGACATCATGGAGATTGACACCGACAGCCGTTACTGGCGTCAGCAGTTCCTGAGCTTGCCGTTTCGCCTGTATCGTCATGTGCCGCAGTGGGTGCCGCCGCTGGCGCCGGACGCGGCGTTGATGTTGAACCGTGAGCGCCACCCCTTCTTTCGTCACTCGGACGCCATCTTCTTGTTGGCGAGGCGCAATGATGAAACCATCGGCCGCCTGGCCGTGCTCGACAACGCCAACTACAATGCCTACAACCACGAGCGCAGCGCGTTCTTTTATCTGTTCGAGTGTATTG
The window above is part of the Candidatus Amarolinea dominans genome. Proteins encoded here:
- the ptsP gene encoding phosphoenolpyruvate--protein phosphotransferase, whose translation is MVGLVIVSHSYFLAQGVLELARQMAAPGVKIAAAGGLDGPDHALGTDPFMVQQAIEAVDGPDGVLVLMDLGSAILSTEMALEFVTEETRQRVLLCEAPLVEGALAAAVQAGLGSSLAVTAAEARSALLPKATHLGVQIAGPVVSSPVSTTERVIQLRLTVRNRLGLHARPAALFVRTVGRFASSMTVRNVTRGGPAVNARSINLVATQAIRQGDEIEIGASGADAEAALAALAQLADTGFGDGITPVDSAAPSADAAVSAAPALTAASADLDEPLRSLQGIAAAPGIAIGPVRRFEPTVPPVVLRQRGVSNPAAEWERLQGARQVARQNIEEMHARLWQQGAAAEAAIFDAHLLFLDDPALLEPAQAAIFGQADSAEAAWHDIIETTAAAYAALDDAYLQARAADVRDVGRQVLLALAGQRATFSLDAPAILVADDLAPSDTANLDRSQVLALCTARGGSTSHSAILARTLGIPAVVGLGARVLTVPTDTLMVVNGDSGEVIIAPAAGAVATWEARRSAWLDARQQAAATSQQAAVTTDGVHVEVVANVGSVTDTLAAVAAGAEGVGLLRTEFLYLDRVVAPSEAEQTDIYQAIFAVMGQRPIVVRTLDVGGDKELAYIALGHEDNPFLGTRAVRLYRERPDLIEPQLRALLRAAVGRRVRIMFPMIATYDEVVMVRGWLDKAQRDLAAAGVPAPTDLQVGIMIEIPAAAVLADKLAPAVDFFSIGTNDLTQYTMAAERGNPRVAYLTDALHPAVLRLIAQVITAAHDHGRWVGVCGELAGDLTAIPILLGLGLDEFSMNPAAIPPAKQLLRTLNRQALRDLASHVLTLNSAQAVRAAVRAALPAG
- a CDS encoding GAF domain-containing protein, with the translated sequence MDRGSDSAPHVAPRSLPQRARQAAAGLRLDGSLAFVALAMLGICLLYTFAYPLLGHYPGLSLTYDWVVLDTDDCDPARDWCRQNQLQVLPGDRLLRIGDLTYAAYTNDRALVPFGAYRAGDPVPVILERDGQTVQINWQMPGTSGQVWNIVLFNLLFMLPFWLAGTVVMLFLRPRDARWGLLVLFNYLIATWLVAGFTSNTHLAGSAYVVRMAGWLMIPVFVHLHLHVPNPLPRLRTQISLTPFYLIPVILAVCELWAWPPPRAYIVGDALAVLASLALIIYRLLNPMSPSDRVAARLMLAGVALAFGPGLILWVIPILIDVNSPAVNVVAFATLVLPVLPLFYTYAAYKHRLGTLEFRANRLLSTYSFISLYGTAFLFIFSILGRWLRLSTNALLAYLVFSAIFVIAALPLRQRFVRLVDRLAYGTAHDPDDLIRAFANRIPQALTPEDLVQLLVREVMPSLLIRQSALVAIPRDGPPAQSNVNVELVYAENVAVPGQWSLSTLDDVLADAGRYRFREATESVQVLGWVRLAVTLAIGERRRGIWLLGERHPDDFYPQKDIDLLTTLGNQVGMALHTASLLSESRRFAQDLKALHSVSSVVASSLQPQEVYKRTVETLAQVFGYSFVSIYRAEGERLHLQYQVGYDPQHLIQELPLTTGVMARAVRSGQPQFVQDVSLDHDFQRESPTLVSEIAVPVRSADQVVGVINVESAAPGQLTTNDLDLLLILANQLAIAITNAGLFDTVARQVQQLELLREISLHMASSLDLKQVLDTIAAAAMALMRPGNIHIFLYDQAQDRFTFGHALWQDGRRTPVTTTLRPHGLSYQVVRGAAPVVVDHADHHPLYADWADRATVPQSIAGVPLMRAGRALGVFTTAFFDRQTIASQDQQLLTMLADQAAVAVDNAQLHATALRRVREFESLRQVELALASNLNLHQLLQTIVAQVIALVDAQGGGLYIYLPELDQLELRVSQQPASWPGDFSGTRLQRHEGLAGAVLASNQIIMTNDYHANFSSTPFADVPVSSVLGVPLTWGSEFLGVLTIFNTDTGRAFNLDDQRVVSLLSGQVAVAIVNARLYEDARLRAEKLAVAYAELKQLDRLKDEFVQTVSHELRTPLTFVCGYVDLLLEDVMGTLNPQQREALSIVSDRAAATVRLVNDIISMQQAEMEPRQPQPVDLADLVQTCGESARMTALSHGIEMEVMVAPNLPPVLGDADRLGEVLDNLLANAIKFSPNGGIIRVTAAPALARLGDDDAQAGIKVTIQDQGIGIAADQQTRIWERFYQVDSTKTRRFGGTGLGLAIAKRIVVAHGGVVGVESQLGAGSSFWFIVPAYQPAG
- a CDS encoding type 1 glutamine amidotransferase: MRLEGKRIAILLEEGFEDLEFWVPLMRMQEEGARVTVVGITAGKTVKSKTGALTAMTDVAAADVQASAFDGLIVPGGWAPDKLRRYPAVTTLVRQVYEQGKIVGMICHAGLVGISAGIVRGHRSTGSLGIKDDLLNAGATWVDEAAFRDGNLVWGRVVPDIPYFCRELVAALA
- a CDS encoding polyprenyl synthetase family protein, with translation MTNDHIMGLLLAIPEIAAWPQMATILTRTADKVRMDWLLPVLGCQAVGGGEDDALPGVAAIACTQISIILADDLLDEDPRGEHQRIGVGQAANLALAFQAAAFRVIDLAPISASLRAAVQGSLAALALKTAYGQWLDVQNFQGEDDYWKVVEAKSTPFYGAALQVGAQLGGASPDVVTALYAIGVQLGEIVQLFDDLEDALQVPAGPDWTQGRNNLLILYARSAPHEGRAYFVDLLSRVAEPASLRQAQQLLIDSGAVSYAMYQAVMRYQAARQRLADLHLPHPEPIQQALTAQMAPLSTLLQQLGLEVPPELMI
- a CDS encoding methyltransferase domain-containing protein encodes the protein MGSGKWEVGSRGAWTAADWESAWAPCDEATYVDALALLRPDDVVLDIGAGDLRLARRMAQQCRQVIALERQAAVLVRAGSTPPPANLTAICADALTWPLPAGITTAVLLMRHCTHLAAYADRLRRAGCRHLITNARWRLGVELIELAAGVPWNSVAGGWYACRCGAVGFKPLPAAGLTAALLQQTAEVLDCPACRASD